The Amycolatopsis sp. DG1A-15b genome window below encodes:
- a CDS encoding DEAD/DEAH box helicase, with translation MTTHDNAGRPRPRFKRRTEQAAGAADPEALFGELPRTPGGVGALWSHQADQLRTYASDHRETPDVALELPTGSGKTLVGLLISEWRRRTLRQRVVYACPTKQLARQVLMKANDQGIPAVLLIGTHWDWDQAELARYTRGDAIAVTTYSAIFNIKSHLADAQTLVFDDAHAAEGFVAEAWALSVNRGMAQYDQLFDALGESVEPSFVARMIAPAGPAADASEVRLIPVGAVARHAKDIDRVLAGFDADVKKEKDASYRFRMLRANLSSCLFYVSRSEFYIRPMIPPTFEHGPFTDPTQRIYLSATLGDAGELERAFGRTGIKRVPVPTAWDRTGSGRRFFVFPELAASPTDPSIAADDTEDQDDAGAVDEQVPAAGLVGDLLDLAAKRLVLTPDDDSAAKIAKALRVPANEQFTAKDADTGIQPFLEADTGTLLAPNRYDGMDLADNACRMMLMAGLPTASHLQDRFLETKLRASAVLHERIRTRVLQGAGRCTRGPKDWAVVVVTGEDILRFLSRDEVAKSLPVELQAEIDFGFEQSQEPADNLLYLAESALAQDEIWQEDAEPELAKLRREATRVPQPNVAELAGSTAREVRAWTYAWQQDWESAARMAVDVFENLTAPSLRPYRALWAYLGSAWSALASTNDASPAALRSSELLRKAHVAAVGTTWLKEVQPLPEATYDSDPVDEEGVEGAIALLKGRLSSLTKFERETSTMLADLNQKEASKYEQGLVRLGELLGAESFKPPGKGRADAAWVWSPLWMTIEAKSEQKSTGMLSMDYVRQSNTQLKSLAADRDVEVPPEGSVSIIVSPRSVVDPDAVPIAEPHVYLATPKSVLDVAHDTVRAWKELRGVASGVSGDVLHAEVAQLLWKHRVLPTQVKERLCRDSVRGS, from the coding sequence GTGACGACGCATGACAACGCAGGTCGGCCTCGGCCACGCTTCAAGCGTCGCACCGAGCAGGCAGCGGGCGCGGCTGATCCGGAAGCGCTGTTCGGAGAGTTGCCCCGGACACCGGGCGGCGTCGGCGCTCTCTGGTCGCACCAAGCTGACCAACTTCGGACGTACGCCAGCGACCACCGAGAGACGCCGGATGTCGCGCTGGAGCTCCCAACCGGGTCCGGGAAGACTCTCGTCGGTCTGCTCATCTCGGAGTGGAGGCGCCGGACGCTCAGGCAGCGAGTTGTCTACGCCTGCCCGACCAAGCAGCTCGCACGCCAGGTGCTGATGAAAGCGAACGATCAAGGTATCCCGGCCGTACTGCTGATCGGTACGCACTGGGACTGGGACCAGGCCGAACTCGCCCGATATACCCGGGGCGACGCCATCGCCGTCACGACCTACAGCGCCATCTTCAACATAAAGTCGCACCTGGCCGACGCCCAGACCCTGGTGTTTGACGACGCACATGCCGCAGAGGGCTTCGTCGCCGAGGCGTGGGCGCTGAGCGTCAACCGCGGCATGGCCCAGTACGACCAGCTCTTCGACGCACTTGGCGAATCCGTCGAGCCGTCCTTCGTCGCACGGATGATCGCACCCGCCGGGCCGGCGGCAGATGCCTCGGAGGTACGGCTGATCCCCGTTGGCGCGGTTGCGCGCCACGCCAAGGACATCGATCGTGTCTTGGCAGGGTTTGACGCTGACGTCAAGAAGGAGAAGGACGCCTCCTACCGGTTCAGGATGCTGCGTGCCAACCTCTCCTCGTGCCTGTTCTACGTGTCGCGAAGCGAGTTCTACATCCGTCCGATGATCCCTCCGACATTCGAGCACGGCCCCTTCACCGATCCGACACAGCGGATCTACCTATCGGCAACCCTCGGTGATGCCGGAGAGCTGGAACGTGCCTTCGGCCGAACCGGCATCAAACGGGTCCCCGTGCCTACGGCATGGGACAGGACCGGCAGCGGGCGGCGCTTCTTCGTCTTCCCCGAGCTCGCCGCTTCACCGACCGATCCGTCGATAGCCGCCGACGACACAGAGGACCAAGATGACGCCGGCGCTGTCGACGAGCAGGTGCCGGCGGCGGGATTGGTCGGTGATCTCCTCGACTTGGCCGCGAAGCGACTCGTGCTAACGCCCGACGACGACTCGGCCGCCAAGATAGCCAAGGCGCTGCGTGTGCCCGCCAACGAGCAGTTCACCGCGAAAGACGCCGATACCGGAATCCAACCGTTCCTCGAGGCGGACACTGGCACCCTGCTCGCGCCCAATCGCTACGACGGCATGGACCTGGCCGACAACGCCTGCCGGATGATGCTGATGGCTGGCCTGCCGACAGCCTCCCATCTTCAGGACCGGTTCTTGGAGACCAAGCTGCGCGCCTCCGCCGTGCTCCACGAACGGATCCGCACCCGCGTCCTCCAGGGCGCTGGCCGATGTACCCGAGGCCCGAAGGACTGGGCCGTCGTCGTGGTGACCGGCGAGGACATCCTGCGGTTCTTGTCGCGTGACGAGGTTGCAAAGTCACTGCCGGTCGAGCTGCAGGCCGAGATCGATTTCGGCTTCGAACAGAGCCAGGAACCGGCCGATAACCTGCTCTACCTCGCCGAGAGCGCACTGGCCCAAGACGAGATCTGGCAGGAAGACGCTGAGCCTGAGCTGGCGAAGCTGCGCCGCGAAGCCACCCGCGTCCCGCAGCCGAACGTGGCCGAGTTGGCAGGGAGTACCGCACGCGAGGTCCGAGCGTGGACCTATGCTTGGCAACAAGACTGGGAGTCGGCGGCCCGGATGGCCGTCGACGTCTTCGAGAATCTGACGGCGCCCAGCCTGCGACCGTACCGCGCTCTGTGGGCCTACCTCGGCAGCGCCTGGTCCGCACTCGCCTCGACCAACGATGCCTCACCCGCCGCACTGCGCAGTTCCGAACTGCTGAGGAAGGCTCACGTCGCCGCCGTCGGAACCACGTGGCTCAAAGAAGTCCAACCGCTCCCCGAGGCGACCTACGATTCCGATCCAGTCGACGAGGAGGGAGTGGAAGGCGCCATCGCGCTCCTCAAGGGTCGACTGAGCTCGCTCACGAAGTTCGAGCGCGAGACTTCGACCATGCTCGCGGACCTCAATCAAAAAGAGGCTTCCAAGTACGAGCAAGGGCTGGTGCGGCTGGGGGAGCTCCTTGGCGCGGAGTCGTTCAAGCCGCCAGGCAAAGGCCGCGCCGACGCCGCGTGGGTGTGGAGTCCACTCTGGATGACCATCGAGGCCAAGAGCGAACAGAAGTCCACGGGCATGCTAAGCATGGACTACGTGCGCCAGAGCAACACCCAGCTCAAGTCGCTTGCCGCCGATCGTGACGTCGAAGTGCCGCCCGAGGGCAGCGTCTCGATCATAGTGTCGCCCCGGAGTGTCGTGGACCCTGACGCTGTGCCAATCGCGGAACCTCACGTCTACCTCGCCACACCGAAGTCCGTGCTGGACGTCGCGCACGACACGGTGCGGGCGTGGAAAGAGCTGCGTGGTGTGGCCAGCGGGGTGTCGGGCGACGTCTTGCATGCTGAAGTCGCCCAGCTGCTGTGGAAACACCGCGTGCTTCCGACGCAGGTGAAAGAACGCCTCTGTCGGGACTCGGTTCGTGGATCCTGA
- a CDS encoding signal peptidase I gives MGDKPAIGSWTAGNANDDSTDTRGWLVGHFIDPSQGVRATSDVEVKWAQHPAGDRRTRWTRDDQRTTLVILIAGKFRVDLTGGSETLSDQGDYVMWQPGIDHSWEALSTSTVLTVRWPSASH, from the coding sequence ATGGGCGACAAACCCGCGATCGGCAGCTGGACAGCTGGCAATGCCAACGACGACTCGACCGACACTCGGGGGTGGCTGGTGGGCCACTTCATCGACCCCTCGCAGGGTGTCCGTGCTACCAGCGACGTAGAGGTTAAGTGGGCCCAGCACCCGGCTGGAGACCGACGCACGAGGTGGACGAGGGACGACCAGCGCACCACGCTCGTAATCCTGATCGCTGGCAAGTTCCGGGTGGACCTCACCGGTGGAAGTGAGACGCTGAGTGATCAGGGCGACTACGTGATGTGGCAGCCGGGCATTGATCACTCGTGGGAGGCGCTGTCAACCTCGACCGTGCTCACCGTCCGTTGGCCATCCGCATCTCATTGA
- a CDS encoding MarR family transcriptional regulator yields the protein MTPPVRPVLPTFQQELDPLLLMPVRLFIACLLADGEWSDDIAVRSALQLGERSFTTHVECLRAAGYLEVRTQGGRKKLRMAPLGGDRFAEHVGALSRVTFAAVKLLPTTRRPRGDGEL from the coding sequence GTGACGCCGCCCGTACGGCCCGTTCTACCGACGTTTCAGCAGGAGCTCGACCCGCTACTGCTCATGCCAGTCCGGCTGTTCATCGCGTGCCTACTTGCCGACGGCGAGTGGAGCGACGACATCGCCGTTCGGAGCGCTCTACAGCTCGGTGAACGATCCTTCACGACGCATGTCGAGTGCCTGCGGGCGGCGGGATACCTAGAGGTCCGCACCCAAGGGGGCCGTAAGAAGCTCCGCATGGCGCCTCTCGGCGGGGATAGGTTCGCCGAGCACGTCGGCGCGCTGAGCCGGGTCACGTTCGCCGCTGTCAAACTCCTCCCGACCACGCGCCGCCCTCGGGGCGACGGCGAGCTGTGA
- a CDS encoding NUDIX hydrolase, translated as MADEHGSWKTFGERLVYDNKWVKVGLTDVEAPNGERWDYHVVHLARIAIALIVNDQDEALMLWRYRFATEQWGYELLGGMVDDGDDSAGTAAREAAEESGWQPVGEPEHLVSFEPLPGQVTAPVDVYLWRQAEHIGDPTDTEEVGRVEWVPLSRVNELARRQELLGSGTLVSLLYYLNSRRT; from the coding sequence GTGGCTGACGAACATGGGTCGTGGAAGACGTTCGGCGAGCGGCTGGTCTACGACAACAAGTGGGTCAAGGTCGGGCTGACCGACGTCGAGGCGCCGAACGGCGAACGCTGGGACTACCACGTAGTCCACCTGGCCAGGATCGCCATAGCGCTGATCGTAAACGACCAGGATGAGGCGCTGATGCTGTGGCGCTACCGGTTCGCCACCGAGCAGTGGGGCTACGAGCTGCTCGGCGGCATGGTCGATGACGGCGACGACTCCGCCGGCACCGCCGCTCGTGAGGCGGCCGAGGAGTCCGGCTGGCAGCCGGTCGGCGAGCCGGAGCACCTGGTCAGCTTCGAGCCGCTTCCCGGGCAGGTCACCGCGCCGGTCGATGTCTACCTGTGGCGGCAGGCCGAGCACATCGGCGACCCCACCGACACCGAAGAGGTCGGTCGGGTTGAGTGGGTGCCGCTGTCGCGGGTCAACGAGCTTGCGCGGCGTCAGGAACTGCTCGGCTCCGGCACGCTGGTGTCCCTGCTCTACTACCTCAACTCACGCCGGACGTGA
- a CDS encoding tetratricopeptide repeat protein, which yields MTSTTALQAARNALGWSQEKLARAINARAAAHGLPERSVASRKTDISRWENGHVMPEPPMRAVLREIYGRTDDDLGFPSGDFAGPSGDELAERLIIARRVDEQTIELFREEVISVRHADRRFGSAARLERLRGQITEVEGLLRHTILRRDRAPLASVLVEASTLAGWNSLDIGALDQAWTHYERAKYAAMESGSAALLAHATAEQAFVLIDVGNIDDALALFGEARSIGERAPALLRAWLAAAEGEGHAIAGNRDDALRSFDEADTFLPNEVVHPELPFVFLGGSHLDRWRGNALVHLGAPEAIEHLERVVGSIGSTSFVRAGAAVYVDLALAYSAAGDREAARTYALQARRVISQVGSVRLRRRLERLVLPGSRPA from the coding sequence ATGACGTCGACAACCGCTTTGCAGGCGGCGCGCAATGCACTCGGCTGGAGCCAGGAAAAACTCGCGCGAGCAATCAACGCGCGCGCAGCGGCACACGGATTGCCGGAGCGTTCGGTGGCGAGCCGGAAGACGGACATCTCTCGGTGGGAGAACGGGCACGTGATGCCCGAACCGCCGATGCGCGCGGTCCTGCGCGAGATCTACGGCCGTACCGACGACGACCTCGGGTTCCCGTCCGGTGACTTCGCCGGCCCGTCCGGTGACGAACTCGCTGAACGCTTGATCATCGCCCGCCGGGTCGACGAGCAGACGATCGAGCTGTTCCGCGAGGAGGTCATCAGCGTCCGCCACGCCGACCGCCGGTTCGGCTCGGCGGCCCGTCTCGAACGGCTCCGCGGACAGATCACCGAGGTAGAGGGCCTACTTAGGCACACGATCTTGCGCCGCGACCGCGCACCGCTGGCGAGCGTGCTTGTCGAGGCATCGACGCTGGCCGGCTGGAACTCGCTCGACATCGGCGCGCTCGACCAGGCCTGGACCCACTACGAACGCGCGAAGTACGCCGCGATGGAGTCCGGCTCGGCCGCTCTGCTCGCTCACGCCACCGCCGAACAGGCATTCGTCCTCATCGACGTGGGCAACATTGACGACGCGCTCGCTCTGTTCGGGGAAGCGCGTTCGATCGGCGAACGGGCTCCAGCGCTACTGCGAGCCTGGCTCGCGGCGGCCGAAGGGGAGGGCCACGCGATCGCCGGCAATCGGGACGACGCTCTTCGATCGTTCGACGAAGCCGACACGTTCCTGCCGAACGAGGTCGTGCACCCCGAGTTGCCGTTCGTCTTCCTCGGCGGCAGCCACCTCGACCGTTGGCGCGGCAATGCTCTGGTCCACCTCGGCGCGCCGGAAGCGATCGAGCACCTCGAGCGCGTGGTCGGCAGCATTGGGTCGACGTCGTTCGTCCGGGCCGGCGCCGCGGTGTATGTGGATCTCGCCCTTGCGTACAGCGCGGCCGGCGACCGGGAAGCCGCCAGGACCTACGCGTTGCAGGCCCGGCGGGTTATCTCCCAGGTAGGTTCTGTGCGGTTGCGTCGCCGTCTCGAACGGCTCGTACTGCCTGGCTCACGTCCGGCGTGA
- a CDS encoding helix-turn-helix transcriptional regulator: MSEDWAAVAKAINERVHELGWKQRELAERSQVSQAIVREIQNHTVERKRSDRTLEALAVALGLHPQHLLAVLHGRIPPALGQPRENMEDAVSARLAAIEQRLTSITEQLADLTELLRRDGKLRD, from the coding sequence GTGTCGGAAGACTGGGCGGCGGTCGCGAAGGCCATCAACGAGCGCGTGCACGAGCTCGGGTGGAAACAACGCGAGCTGGCCGAGCGCTCGCAGGTCTCCCAGGCGATCGTCCGCGAGATCCAGAACCACACCGTCGAGCGCAAGCGCAGTGACCGGACGCTCGAAGCGCTGGCCGTGGCGCTTGGCCTGCACCCGCAACACCTGCTCGCCGTGCTGCACGGCCGCATCCCTCCGGCCCTGGGGCAGCCCCGCGAGAACATGGAAGACGCCGTGTCGGCACGCCTCGCCGCGATCGAACAGCGGCTGACGTCGATTACCGAGCAACTGGCCGATCTCACCGAACTGCTTCGCCGCGATGGGAAGCTGCGCGACTAG
- a CDS encoding helix-turn-helix domain-containing protein, whose product MQKKLPDAGGPAFYSPADAAWLLGVDLNSIHRAIRVGELRALRRRSRLVIPAAELRRALGGGAR is encoded by the coding sequence ATGCAGAAGAAACTTCCTGACGCCGGTGGCCCGGCGTTCTACTCGCCGGCCGATGCCGCGTGGCTTCTCGGTGTCGACCTCAACTCCATCCATCGCGCTATCCGGGTCGGCGAGCTGCGCGCATTGCGGCGCCGCTCCCGGCTCGTCATCCCGGCCGCCGAGCTGCGGCGGGCGCTCGGCGGTGGTGCGCGATGA
- a CDS encoding WhiB family transcriptional regulator — MNDHDYAAIVARLDRYAAVPDDVLTNVVARDGLCFWTFERADLPELTGDDPPDRVLAARLCAGCPVIDECLELDLRTAGPNTLGVWGALPETDRRALHPVWLQRRGGEAR, encoded by the coding sequence ATGAACGATCACGACTACGCGGCGATCGTTGCCCGGCTCGACCGGTACGCGGCGGTGCCCGATGACGTACTGACCAACGTGGTGGCCAGGGACGGCCTGTGCTTCTGGACGTTCGAGCGGGCCGACCTGCCGGAGCTGACCGGGGATGATCCGCCGGACAGGGTGCTGGCTGCGCGGCTCTGTGCCGGCTGCCCGGTGATCGATGAGTGCCTTGAACTCGACCTGCGGACCGCCGGGCCGAACACGCTCGGCGTGTGGGGCGCACTGCCGGAGACCGACCGGCGCGCCCTGCACCCTGTCTGGCTGCAGCGACGGGGAGGTGAGGCGCGATGA
- a CDS encoding FtsK/SpoIIIE domain-containing protein, translated as MTAESDAEVNSSARLARVASGDVEHVGPVLDGELIDDTLPQPRVRTVRRRFARWWKHSPCVPLWLKSKPQAIQAAKDAVVWVVKSPVRYVGAVVRGFVAGVRSWRGWIKVNDYRTAAEESEKLADKFTEIRELTLFRWKVTGAVVAFAALVVAVVDLLYGADPLWIGGAAASLALAVLGRRKDGSPGRKPALAGPRTLTWTMDPQVLVDAFRDAKLIGKDETLRLVERATRVGEGWAVTVDLPATRKAADVVKNRDALASALAVDEVQLIVERVRGNGGHAGRISMWVADEDPYGRPPLQTPLLGVTRWDAWRAVPFGRDARDRRIDLPLVWTSLLIGAIPRQGKTFAARLAASGLILDAWVRLYVADFKAGKDWIAAAQVAHRFMAGDEPEHVLALIDWLVELVAEVQGRYRRMRDLDDIVCPESKVTPEMSRDKALNMPITAIFIDEVQVPLEDRTPVDVQGKKLAAGEYVGELLTWLAKKGPAAGIVLVLATQRPDSKTIPSGLRAVLGSRFALRVMDWRDSNIVLGEQMNTRGFDSSRLLASHKGVGVLRPDGDTAAGADVLAMTVRTYYMPNEDWQTICQQGRALREAAGTLTGHAAGQDTMPALDHAAVAHALGAGTAAPLAELPEPLASLVTYLGDDLGPDGRDFVPTAELLEALDADRRTFSQQMGEAGCRPTRDRVTSEDGETRQVRGYLTADIRRAIQRVRDGGEPAEAGDPS; from the coding sequence ATGACCGCTGAATCGGATGCCGAGGTCAACAGCAGCGCCAGGCTCGCACGGGTGGCTTCGGGGGACGTCGAGCACGTCGGCCCGGTGCTCGACGGCGAGTTGATCGACGACACCTTGCCTCAGCCGCGGGTCCGGACTGTCCGACGTCGGTTCGCTCGGTGGTGGAAGCACTCGCCGTGCGTGCCCCTGTGGCTCAAGAGCAAGCCGCAAGCGATCCAGGCGGCGAAGGACGCCGTGGTCTGGGTGGTTAAGTCGCCGGTCCGGTACGTCGGCGCGGTCGTCCGCGGGTTCGTGGCCGGCGTCCGCTCGTGGCGCGGGTGGATCAAGGTCAACGACTACCGGACGGCCGCCGAGGAGTCGGAGAAGCTTGCCGACAAGTTCACGGAGATTCGCGAACTCACGTTGTTCCGCTGGAAGGTCACCGGCGCCGTGGTCGCTTTCGCGGCGTTGGTGGTCGCCGTGGTAGATCTGCTGTACGGCGCTGATCCGCTGTGGATCGGCGGCGCTGCCGCGTCGTTGGCGCTCGCGGTCCTGGGCCGACGCAAGGACGGCAGCCCGGGACGGAAACCGGCACTTGCCGGGCCGCGCACGCTGACGTGGACGATGGACCCGCAGGTTCTCGTCGACGCGTTCCGAGACGCGAAGCTGATCGGAAAGGACGAAACGCTTCGTCTGGTCGAGCGCGCGACCCGCGTAGGCGAAGGTTGGGCCGTCACAGTGGACCTGCCGGCGACGCGCAAGGCCGCGGACGTCGTGAAGAACCGGGATGCGCTCGCGTCGGCGCTGGCGGTCGACGAAGTTCAGCTCATCGTCGAGCGCGTCCGCGGCAACGGCGGGCACGCCGGGCGGATCTCGATGTGGGTCGCCGATGAGGACCCGTACGGCCGGCCGCCTCTCCAGACGCCGTTGCTCGGCGTGACGCGCTGGGACGCGTGGCGGGCGGTCCCGTTCGGACGGGACGCACGAGACCGGCGGATCGACCTTCCGCTCGTGTGGACGTCGTTGCTGATCGGCGCGATCCCCCGGCAGGGAAAGACATTCGCCGCCCGACTCGCAGCGAGCGGCCTCATCCTGGACGCGTGGGTGCGGCTCTACGTCGCGGATTTCAAGGCCGGAAAGGACTGGATCGCGGCCGCACAGGTTGCCCATCGCTTCATGGCGGGCGACGAACCCGAGCACGTCCTGGCGCTCATCGACTGGCTTGTCGAACTGGTCGCCGAAGTTCAGGGGCGGTATCGGCGAATGCGGGACCTCGACGACATCGTGTGCCCGGAGTCGAAGGTGACACCGGAGATGTCGCGAGACAAGGCGTTGAACATGCCGATCACGGCGATCTTCATCGACGAGGTTCAGGTGCCGCTCGAAGACCGCACGCCCGTTGACGTACAGGGAAAGAAGCTTGCGGCGGGCGAGTACGTCGGCGAACTACTGACGTGGCTGGCGAAGAAGGGACCTGCGGCCGGGATCGTGCTTGTCCTCGCCACGCAACGGCCGGACTCGAAGACGATCCCGTCCGGGCTCCGCGCGGTGCTCGGGTCACGGTTCGCGCTCCGAGTGATGGACTGGCGCGACTCCAACATCGTGCTCGGCGAGCAGATGAACACCCGCGGATTCGACTCCTCGCGGCTGCTGGCCTCACACAAGGGCGTCGGCGTCCTCCGCCCGGACGGCGACACAGCCGCCGGAGCCGATGTTCTGGCGATGACGGTCCGGACGTACTACATGCCGAACGAGGACTGGCAGACCATCTGCCAGCAAGGCCGTGCCCTGCGTGAGGCCGCGGGGACGCTCACCGGGCACGCGGCAGGCCAGGACACCATGCCGGCGCTCGACCATGCGGCCGTGGCGCACGCTCTCGGCGCGGGCACGGCCGCACCGCTGGCCGAGCTGCCCGAACCGCTCGCCTCGCTCGTCACCTACCTGGGTGACGACCTCGGTCCCGACGGTCGCGACTTCGTGCCGACGGCCGAGCTGCTGGAGGCGTTGGACGCCGACCGGCGGACGTTCTCACAGCAGATGGGCGAGGCGGGGTGCCGGCCAACGCGCGATCGCGTGACCAGCGAAGACGGCGAAACGCGGCAAGTGCGCGGCTATCTGACCGCTGATATCCGCCGAGCTATCCAGCGTGTACGCGACGGCGGCGAACCTGCCGAGGCCGGTGATCCGTCATGA
- a CDS encoding recombinase family protein, which produces MSAEISDPWSKLDEILGLAVAEPVDEGIGALAVYGRCSTEDNQDPETSRGWQFGNARKFVEPLGGRIVAEFFDVGQSRSVPWERRTEASQLLAQLKNPRRGWDALVVGEGTRCWFGNQFSLIAPRFAAYGVDLWVPELGGKFDPRNPSHKMLMSVLGGMSESERQHVQARVRAAMDAQVINEGRHQGGRAPYGYVVVDGGPHPNPRKAAEGFRLRLLALDEPAAEVVRRIFDEYLDGNGDRAIANMLNLEGIPCPSASRPEQNRHRLADGWQGSTVRSILDNPRYTGYAVFGRWAKHETLLDPDDVAAGHVVRFRRATPDRIVRSRNQAHPEIVSVATFTQVQLLRRSKARGGLATARRAERGARSTARTYLLRGLLRCGACHRKMQGATIRQHVYYRCTARTMAPGSAALADHPKTVNLKEGAVVAALNGWIGRLFEPGNVDQTVAALLESAGGGRGSTSEAARHRLADAEARLRRFQDAISAGVEVTALVDSINQAQADRVAARVELERTPADHSITDAEIYAMIDSLGDVEATLADAKPAGLARLYQRLNLELRYEPKELAVYATTSPGVDSACVRGGT; this is translated from the coding sequence ATGTCCGCTGAAATCAGCGACCCATGGTCGAAATTAGACGAGATCCTTGGGCTGGCGGTGGCCGAGCCCGTAGACGAAGGGATTGGCGCCTTGGCCGTCTACGGGCGGTGCTCGACGGAGGACAACCAGGACCCGGAGACCTCTCGCGGCTGGCAGTTCGGGAACGCGCGGAAGTTCGTCGAGCCGCTGGGCGGCCGGATCGTGGCAGAGTTCTTCGACGTTGGGCAGTCGCGTTCGGTGCCGTGGGAACGCCGCACCGAGGCGTCGCAGTTGCTCGCCCAACTGAAGAACCCGCGTCGCGGATGGGATGCCTTGGTCGTCGGTGAAGGCACCCGCTGCTGGTTCGGGAATCAGTTCTCGCTCATCGCGCCGCGGTTTGCCGCCTATGGCGTGGACCTGTGGGTGCCGGAGTTGGGCGGGAAGTTCGATCCGCGGAACCCGTCGCACAAGATGCTGATGAGCGTGCTCGGCGGCATGAGTGAGTCGGAACGGCAGCACGTTCAGGCTCGCGTACGGGCCGCGATGGACGCGCAGGTAATCAACGAAGGGCGCCACCAGGGCGGCCGGGCGCCGTACGGATACGTCGTAGTGGACGGCGGACCGCATCCGAACCCGCGAAAGGCAGCAGAGGGATTCCGGTTACGCCTGCTCGCGCTCGACGAGCCAGCCGCCGAAGTGGTGCGCCGCATCTTCGACGAGTACCTCGACGGCAACGGCGACCGCGCTATCGCGAACATGCTGAACCTTGAAGGCATCCCCTGCCCGTCGGCAAGCCGGCCCGAACAAAATCGGCATCGGCTTGCCGACGGGTGGCAAGGCAGCACAGTCCGATCGATTCTCGACAACCCGCGGTACACCGGTTACGCGGTCTTCGGCCGGTGGGCCAAGCACGAGACGCTGCTCGACCCGGATGATGTGGCGGCCGGTCACGTGGTCCGTTTTCGGCGCGCGACTCCGGATCGCATTGTTCGATCGAGAAATCAGGCGCATCCCGAAATCGTGTCCGTCGCGACGTTCACGCAAGTACAGCTTCTGCGCCGGTCGAAGGCACGCGGCGGCTTGGCGACGGCGAGGAGGGCCGAGCGCGGCGCTCGGAGCACGGCACGAACCTATCTTCTGCGCGGCCTCCTCCGGTGCGGGGCCTGTCACAGGAAGATGCAAGGCGCGACGATTCGCCAGCATGTGTACTACCGATGCACGGCTCGCACGATGGCGCCGGGCTCCGCGGCGCTCGCAGACCATCCGAAAACGGTGAACTTGAAAGAAGGCGCGGTCGTCGCGGCGCTGAACGGTTGGATCGGGAGGCTGTTCGAGCCGGGCAACGTCGACCAGACCGTTGCGGCGCTCCTCGAATCGGCAGGAGGAGGCCGCGGGAGCACGAGTGAGGCCGCAAGGCATCGGCTGGCCGATGCCGAAGCGCGACTTCGCCGGTTCCAGGACGCCATCAGTGCCGGCGTCGAGGTGACCGCTCTGGTCGACTCCATCAACCAAGCCCAAGCGGATCGGGTAGCGGCAAGGGTCGAGCTGGAGCGAACGCCGGCTGACCACAGCATCACCGACGCCGAGATCTACGCGATGATCGATTCGCTGGGTGACGTAGAAGCAACGCTCGCGGACGCGAAGCCGGCTGGACTGGCCCGGCTCTACCAGCGGCTGAACCTGGAGCTACGCTACGAACCAAAAGAGCTGGCCGTCTATGCGACGACCAGCCCGGGTGTAGATAGTGCGTGTGTCCGAGGGGGGACTTGA
- a CDS encoding cellulose-binding domain-containing protein yields MPRSLEASEHVARVREDDTGAGYRERLEQRAKEAAAAQQRAGRRIRWVSALCGGLVVVGSLVIIAVTSESSPGRQASLAADPLAPATTPRTVATTAPSPTPVPTVLRQVSTSASPSTTAPKTTATTSQTQAPPPPPAPVASCTVHYAVTDQWPNGFTANVFVTNTGNQTLNPWTTTWNFTAGQRVTHSWNGDYSQSGSRVTMKAVSYNLALAPGATVNIGFNGSFDRGNPAPGGFTLNGTGCSTN; encoded by the coding sequence ATGCCTCGGTCGCTGGAGGCGTCCGAGCACGTTGCGCGGGTTCGTGAGGATGACACCGGTGCCGGCTACCGGGAACGGCTCGAGCAGCGGGCGAAGGAGGCCGCCGCCGCTCAGCAGCGGGCCGGGCGGCGGATTCGGTGGGTCTCCGCCCTGTGCGGGGGCCTCGTCGTCGTCGGGAGCCTCGTGATCATTGCCGTCACCTCGGAGAGCTCGCCCGGGCGGCAAGCCTCCCTGGCTGCCGATCCGCTGGCGCCCGCCACCACTCCGCGGACGGTTGCCACCACCGCGCCGAGCCCCACGCCGGTGCCCACCGTGCTCCGGCAGGTCTCGACCTCCGCGTCCCCTTCGACGACCGCGCCCAAGACCACCGCCACCACCAGCCAGACCCAGGCTCCTCCTCCCCCGCCCGCTCCGGTCGCCTCGTGCACCGTCCACTACGCCGTCACGGATCAGTGGCCCAACGGGTTCACCGCCAACGTCTTCGTCACCAACACCGGCAACCAGACGCTCAACCCGTGGACCACCACCTGGAACTTCACCGCCGGGCAGCGGGTCACCCACAGCTGGAACGGCGACTACTCCCAAAGCGGCTCGCGGGTCACCATGAAAGCGGTTTCCTACAACCTGGCCCTCGCCCCGGGCGCGACCGTCAACATCGGCTTCAACGGCTCCTTCGACCGCGGCAACCCGGCGCCCGGCGGCTTCACCCTCAACGGCACCGGCTGCAGCACGAACTAA